The Kordia sp. SMS9 genome window below encodes:
- a CDS encoding cell envelope biogenesis protein OmpA, with amino-acid sequence MTEADKLSLLKDLLLTDDRAYAESIHKKIKALEDIINEQKKLSDKVDPIIDERLEEFIDEIPETLGPTITEALAEQIKNSKDQVVEALYPIMGKMIKKYISQEISLLTERINQQLEDSFSANSWKRKFRSWFGGVREEELLLSELNKISKVEQVLVIEKNSGMLIGQYAKEETIDKDMVSGMLTAIKSFVEDAFQGKSQNLELIEYELYHIHIQSFVSFYVAVAISGEYNLIFKNKIQDIIFNFTDNFLNLFDDLNQIKEEDITNELEFYFSTNEESF; translated from the coding sequence CTATACATAAAAAAATTAAAGCGCTCGAAGACATTATTAACGAGCAAAAGAAACTTTCCGACAAGGTTGATCCAATTATTGACGAACGCTTAGAGGAGTTTATTGACGAAATTCCTGAAACACTCGGACCTACCATTACAGAAGCTTTAGCCGAACAGATAAAAAACTCCAAAGATCAAGTGGTGGAAGCGTTGTATCCGATTATGGGTAAAATGATTAAGAAGTATATTTCACAAGAAATTAGCTTACTTACAGAACGCATCAACCAACAATTGGAAGATAGTTTTTCGGCAAATAGTTGGAAGCGAAAATTTAGATCATGGTTTGGCGGCGTGCGTGAAGAAGAATTATTGTTGAGCGAATTGAACAAAATTTCGAAAGTAGAGCAAGTATTGGTCATTGAAAAAAATTCGGGCATGCTCATCGGGCAATATGCAAAAGAAGAAACCATTGACAAAGATATGGTGTCGGGCATGCTGACGGCGATTAAAAGTTTTGTGGAAGATGCTTTTCAGGGAAAAAGTCAAAATCTTGAACTGATTGAGTACGAATTGTATCATATTCATATTCAAAGTTTTGTATCTTTTTACGTGGCAGTTGCTATTTCTGGAGAATATAATCTTATCTTTAAGAACAAAATACAAGATATAATCTTTAATTTTACGGACAACTTCTTAAATTTATTTGATGATTTAAATCAAATTAAAGAAGAAGATATTACTAACGAATTAGAATTCTACTTTAGTACGAATGAAGAAAGCTTCTAA
- a CDS encoding Rab family GTPase, whose translation MKKASKKIILLGHFGVGKSSLIRQFVENTFSTDYKVTIGVHILKKEVEISPDEMVSLIIWDLEGYDDIKKTRASYLLGTHGFIYVFDVTRPATFENLKNDITYLTNQYANTPLKVVGNKVDLVTKTYLKENKDMFGVTPDFFTSAKTGDKVNDMFITLAKELVK comes from the coding sequence ATGAAGAAAGCTTCTAAAAAAATAATTCTATTAGGTCACTTTGGTGTCGGAAAATCTTCGTTGATTCGACAATTTGTTGAAAATACATTTTCCACCGATTATAAAGTAACGATTGGAGTTCACATCTTGAAGAAAGAAGTGGAAATTTCACCTGATGAAATGGTTTCACTAATTATTTGGGATTTGGAAGGATACGACGATATTAAAAAAACTAGAGCTTCCTATTTGTTAGGAACACATGGTTTTATTTACGTATTTGATGTAACACGACCTGCGACCTTTGAGAATTTAAAGAACGACATTACCTACCTAACCAACCAATATGCTAATACGCCACTAAAAGTTGTGGGAAATAAAGTAGATTTGGTAACAAAAACATATTTAAAAGAGAACAAAGACATGTTTGGTGTGACGCCTGACTTTTTTACAAGTGCAAAAACAGGTGATAAAGTAAACGACATGTTCATTACACTGGCTAAAGAACTTGTGAAATAA
- a CDS encoding ATP-binding protein — MMLETYRGTYFHPRTQFITIDKSGNVLESDNVLFSLKKGDSLSSVSAFFEGLSAYFDTEEDNDIKFTCIHLERKDQKEYTCDIEFKTFAADQPSLVIIHDFSDHYNYYQEVAQSRNESVINSQILELQNKYLKEKEDFKNTFIANFSHELRNPLTGITAFCSVLEKTDMTLAQQDFVEVIKSSGDHLKNMIGDILEVSKIEVGKLALNEELFNFHELIEMLEFTYTVKAKQKNIAFEVDFDEKIPKYIEADKTRLKQVFENLIENALKFTTSGNVMFAIKANQKRARKVNINLSVQDTGIGIPAEKIDLIFNSFTQLNDSQKFKGTGLGLSIVKGLVELMEGKMTVESEEGVGSTFKINMNLKYPINQEQTSLDKKSEIEKKNFLSKEKYNILLAEDSELAQMAVLKILAQEGNFFLDIITNGEDVIESVIHNEYDLILMDIRMPGTHGDELTKMIRSLPVQNCKTIPILALTANLYDTDKKRYKKMGMTDIIEKPFDESTLLKKIYKYLK; from the coding sequence ATGATGTTAGAAACGTACAGAGGAACTTATTTTCATCCTAGAACACAGTTTATAACTATTGACAAATCCGGAAATGTATTGGAAAGCGACAATGTTCTTTTTTCGTTAAAGAAAGGAGATTCACTGAGTTCTGTGAGTGCATTTTTTGAAGGACTTTCCGCGTATTTTGATACAGAGGAAGACAATGATATTAAATTTACATGTATCCATTTAGAAAGAAAAGATCAAAAAGAATATACCTGCGATATTGAGTTTAAAACCTTTGCTGCCGATCAACCTTCGTTAGTGATAATTCACGATTTTTCCGATCATTACAACTACTATCAAGAAGTAGCGCAGAGCCGTAATGAATCGGTGATCAATTCGCAAATTTTAGAGCTACAGAATAAATATCTCAAAGAAAAAGAAGACTTTAAAAATACGTTTATTGCTAATTTTAGTCACGAATTGCGCAATCCGTTAACGGGAATTACTGCCTTTTGTTCGGTGTTGGAAAAAACAGACATGACATTAGCGCAGCAAGATTTTGTAGAGGTCATTAAATCTTCTGGAGATCATTTAAAAAATATGATTGGCGATATTTTAGAAGTTTCTAAAATTGAAGTTGGAAAATTGGCGTTGAATGAAGAATTGTTCAACTTTCACGAACTTATTGAAATGTTGGAGTTTACCTACACCGTAAAAGCCAAGCAAAAAAATATAGCGTTTGAAGTTGATTTTGACGAGAAAATTCCAAAATATATTGAAGCTGATAAAACACGCCTCAAACAAGTTTTTGAAAATTTGATTGAAAATGCATTGAAGTTTACCACTTCTGGCAACGTAATGTTTGCCATCAAAGCCAATCAAAAAAGAGCACGTAAAGTGAATATCAACCTAAGCGTACAAGATACAGGAATTGGAATCCCAGCTGAAAAAATAGATTTAATTTTCAACAGTTTCACACAACTCAACGATTCACAAAAATTCAAAGGAACAGGTTTGGGTTTATCTATTGTTAAAGGTTTGGTGGAATTGATGGAAGGAAAAATGACCGTAGAAAGTGAAGAAGGTGTCGGTTCTACTTTTAAAATTAACATGAATTTAAAATATCCGATCAATCAAGAACAGACCTCTTTAGATAAGAAATCGGAAATTGAAAAGAAAAACTTTTTATCCAAAGAAAAATACAATATACTACTTGCAGAAGATTCAGAATTAGCGCAAATGGCGGTCTTAAAAATTCTAGCGCAAGAAGGGAATTTCTTTTTAGATATTATCACGAATGGCGAAGATGTAATTGAAAGTGTAATTCACAATGAATACGACTTAATTTTGATGGACATTCGCATGCCAGGAACACACGGAGACGAACTCACAAAAATGATTCGTTCACTTCCTGTGCAAAACTGCAAAACCATTCCAATTTTAGCGTTGACAGCTAATTTATACGATACCGACAAAAAACGTTACAAAAAAATGGGCATGACCGACATCATTGAAAAACCATTTGACGAAAGTACGCTGTTAAAGAAGATATATAAGTATTTGAAATAG
- a CDS encoding TerB family tellurite resistance protein encodes MSISNLYSSGFRKRNQSHFAAIVRVAMSDGVITDEERAFLDRMAHHLDISESDYKEILKDYRSHPINPPIMYSERLSRLFDLARMVFADQELGPKQTVLLERLGIGLGFSPENVPYIVHKALLLVSKGVDLDDFKDEIKNMNR; translated from the coding sequence ATGTCTATATCAAATTTATATTCAAGTGGATTTCGCAAAAGAAATCAAAGTCATTTTGCTGCGATTGTTCGCGTAGCGATGAGTGATGGTGTTATTACAGATGAAGAAAGAGCTTTTTTAGATAGAATGGCGCATCATTTAGATATCTCTGAGAGTGATTATAAAGAGATTTTAAAAGATTACAGATCGCATCCTATAAATCCACCAATTATGTATAGCGAACGTTTGAGTCGTTTGTTCGATTTGGCGCGTATGGTATTTGCAGATCAAGAATTAGGACCAAAACAAACGGTACTTTTAGAACGTTTGGGAATTGGGTTAGGTTTTTCTCCTGAAAACGTACCCTATATTGTACACAAAGCGTTATTACTTGTTAGCAAAGGTGTCGATTTAGACGATTTTAAAGATGAAATCAAAAATATGAATCGTTAA
- the mfd gene encoding transcription-repair coupling factor, with protein MSKSKISQHFSQSPELGKLRQAIAKNQEKIHVKGLTGSAVSFVVSETFKQSELPFLFILNDKEEAAYYLNDLEQLLNDKDVLFYPGSYRRPYQIEETDNANVLLRAEVLNRINSRRKPSLIVTYPDALFEKVVTRKELEKNTLKISLNDKLSIDFVNETLFEYNFNRVDFVTEPGEFSVRGGIVDVYSFSNDEPYRIEFFGDDVDSLRTFDVETQLSTEKVKKISIIPNVENKALQESRESFLKYIPGKTIVFAKNTELLLSRMDKLFSKATVAFAELSEDIKHNTPKELFCTKELLQRQFLDYTMVELTTNPILKADTFINFNTTPQPSFNRQFDLLIENLDENNEKGYTNYITCTSEQQAKRFDDIFKDVSQKVHYQTVVLPLYQGFADHQQKILCYADHQIFERYHKFHLKNGYAKKQAITLKELTNLEVGDYVTHIDHGIGKFGGLKKIDVEGKKQEAIKLIYGERDILYLSIHSLHKISKYNGKDGKPPKMYKLGSGAWKKLKQKTKARVKHIAYNLIELYAKRRMQKGIQYGPDTYLQHELEASFIYEDTPDQSKATQDVKADMESERPMDRLVCGDVGFGKTEVAIRAAFKAVDNGKQVAILVPTTILAFQHFKTFSERLEDMPITVDYLNRFRSTKQRNTVLSGLENGNVDIVIGTHQLVNKAVKFKDLGLLIVDEEQKFGVAVKDKLKTIKENVDTLTLTATPIPRTLQFSLMAARDLSVITTPPPNRYPIESHVIRFQEETIRDAVSYEIQRGGQVFFIHNRIENIKEVAGMIQRLVPDAKIGIGHGQMEGKKLEKLMLAFMNGEFDVLVSTTIVESGLDVPNANTIFINNANNFGLSDLHQMRGRVGRSNKKAFCYFITPPDSVMTQDARKRINALVQFSTLGSGFNIAMKDLEIRGAGDLLGGEQSGFINEIGFDTYQKILNETIEELKENEFKDLYETQENKKDKVFLKETQIDSDFELLFPDAYINTVSERLVLYNKLSELKTEAELQTYEKELIDRFGPLPEPAVALLNSVRIKWIATQFGLEKIIMKKGKMIGYFIADQQSEFYQSPNFTKILQFVQQHPKLCKMKEKQTRNGLRLLLTFEQITSAKKALHVLEKIV; from the coding sequence GTGAGTAAATCCAAAATCTCGCAGCATTTTTCACAATCTCCCGAACTTGGGAAATTGAGGCAAGCCATTGCCAAAAATCAAGAAAAAATACATGTAAAAGGATTGACAGGTTCCGCTGTTTCGTTTGTGGTTTCTGAAACATTCAAACAAAGCGAGCTGCCTTTTCTTTTTATATTAAATGACAAGGAAGAAGCTGCCTATTACCTGAACGACTTGGAGCAGTTGCTCAACGATAAAGATGTGCTTTTTTATCCCGGAAGCTACCGCAGACCGTATCAAATTGAAGAAACGGACAATGCCAATGTATTGCTTCGCGCGGAGGTGTTAAACCGAATTAATTCACGCAGAAAACCTTCGTTAATTGTAACCTATCCCGATGCGCTGTTTGAAAAAGTAGTCACACGAAAAGAACTGGAAAAAAATACGCTTAAAATTTCGTTGAACGATAAATTATCTATTGATTTTGTCAACGAAACCTTGTTTGAATACAACTTCAATCGCGTTGATTTTGTCACAGAACCTGGCGAATTTTCAGTGCGTGGTGGAATTGTGGATGTATATTCGTTTTCAAATGACGAACCGTACCGAATTGAGTTTTTTGGCGATGATGTAGACAGTTTGCGTACGTTTGATGTGGAAACGCAACTCTCTACCGAGAAGGTGAAAAAGATCAGCATCATTCCGAATGTAGAAAATAAAGCCCTGCAAGAATCACGTGAAAGTTTTTTAAAGTACATTCCAGGAAAAACTATTGTCTTCGCTAAAAATACAGAGTTATTGTTAAGCAGAATGGACAAATTATTTAGCAAAGCTACGGTCGCTTTCGCGGAATTGTCCGAAGACATTAAGCATAACACACCTAAAGAATTATTCTGTACAAAAGAGCTACTACAGCGTCAATTTTTGGACTATACGATGGTGGAATTGACCACAAATCCGATCTTAAAAGCAGACACATTCATCAATTTTAATACGACGCCACAACCATCTTTCAATCGCCAATTTGACTTACTGATTGAAAATTTAGACGAAAACAACGAAAAAGGATATACCAATTATATTACCTGCACGAGTGAACAGCAAGCAAAACGCTTTGACGATATTTTTAAAGATGTATCGCAAAAAGTACATTACCAAACGGTGGTGCTTCCTCTCTATCAAGGTTTTGCTGACCATCAGCAGAAAATTCTTTGTTATGCTGATCATCAAATATTTGAGCGTTATCACAAGTTTCACTTGAAAAATGGCTATGCCAAAAAGCAAGCAATTACACTAAAAGAATTGACCAATTTGGAAGTGGGCGATTATGTCACACATATTGATCACGGAATTGGGAAGTTTGGCGGCTTGAAAAAGATTGATGTTGAAGGAAAAAAGCAAGAAGCGATCAAGTTGATTTATGGCGAACGTGATATTCTGTATTTGAGCATTCACTCTTTACATAAAATTTCAAAGTACAACGGAAAAGACGGAAAACCGCCAAAAATGTACAAATTAGGTTCTGGCGCTTGGAAAAAACTCAAGCAAAAAACCAAAGCACGCGTAAAGCATATTGCGTACAATTTAATTGAATTATATGCAAAACGACGCATGCAAAAAGGAATTCAGTACGGACCAGACACCTATTTGCAACATGAGTTGGAAGCTTCGTTTATTTATGAAGATACACCCGATCAATCGAAAGCGACACAAGATGTAAAAGCAGACATGGAAAGCGAACGTCCGATGGACAGACTCGTTTGTGGTGATGTTGGTTTTGGAAAAACAGAAGTTGCCATTCGTGCAGCGTTTAAAGCAGTGGACAACGGAAAACAAGTCGCTATTTTAGTACCAACGACCATTTTGGCATTTCAACATTTTAAAACCTTTAGCGAACGTTTGGAAGATATGCCAATTACTGTTGATTATTTGAATCGTTTCCGATCCACCAAACAACGAAATACAGTGCTTTCAGGACTTGAAAATGGGAATGTGGATATTGTTATTGGAACGCATCAACTCGTCAATAAAGCAGTTAAATTTAAAGATTTAGGTTTGCTGATTGTGGACGAAGAGCAAAAGTTTGGCGTTGCCGTAAAAGATAAACTCAAAACCATCAAAGAAAATGTGGATACATTGACGTTGACTGCGACACCAATTCCGCGAACTTTACAATTTAGTTTGATGGCTGCGCGCGATTTATCCGTCATTACGACACCGCCGCCAAATCGTTATCCGATTGAATCGCACGTAATTCGTTTTCAAGAAGAAACCATTCGTGATGCAGTGAGTTATGAGATTCAGCGTGGCGGACAGGTATTTTTTATTCACAACCGCATTGAAAATATTAAAGAAGTTGCCGGAATGATTCAGCGTTTGGTACCCGATGCAAAGATTGGTATTGGGCACGGACAAATGGAAGGAAAGAAACTGGAAAAACTCATGCTTGCCTTTATGAACGGTGAGTTTGATGTGTTGGTTTCTACCACGATTGTTGAAAGTGGTTTGGATGTACCAAATGCGAATACGATTTTTATTAATAACGCCAATAATTTTGGATTGAGCGATTTGCATCAGATGCGTGGTCGTGTCGGTCGAAGCAATAAGAAAGCGTTTTGTTATTTCATTACGCCACCAGATTCTGTGATGACGCAAGATGCGCGGAAACGAATTAACGCCTTGGTACAATTTTCTACCTTGGGAAGCGGATTTAATATTGCGATGAAAGATTTGGAAATTCGCGGTGCTGGTGATTTGTTAGGTGGTGAGCAAAGCGGATTTATCAACGAAATTGGTTTTGATACCTATCAAAAAATCTTGAATGAAACCATTGAAGAATTGAAGGAAAACGAGTTTAAAGACTTGTATGAAACGCAGGAAAATAAAAAAGATAAGGTATTCCTCAAAGAAACGCAGATTGATAGTGATTTTGAATTGCTGTTCCCTGATGCTTATATAAATACCGTTTCGGAACGTTTGGTATTGTACAACAAATTGAGCGAACTGAAAACGGAAGCGGAATTGCAAACCTATGAAAAAGAATTGATTGACAGATTTGGTCCGTTGCCTGAACCTGCGGTGGCGTTGTTAAATTCGGTTCGTATCAAATGGATTGCCACACAATTTGGCTTGGAGAAAATCATTATGAAAAAAGGGAAAATGATTGGGTATTTTATTGCTGATCAACAATCGGAATTTTACCAAAGTCCAAATTTTACTAAAATTTTACAATTTGTACAGCAACATCCAAAACTTTGTAAGATGAAAGAAAAACAAACACGTAATGGTTTGCGTTTATTGCTTACTTTTGAACAGATTACCTCAGCGAAGAAAGCGTTGCATGTGTTAGAAAAAATCGTGTAA
- a CDS encoding thioredoxin family protein — translation MIKKILCILFLIPLCMQAQKVMSGTFSPAEDYKWFIIYKLETTHQKYVGNGKVVDGKMSYTFASSAEKGMYRLVYGLPQDEKNFDFIYSDTEDIAFTLTDETLNFTASEENQSYTSYFSNMKEAKQLINSFYMNGNTDEEAFLNIFNTIDTLQKEYEKATEGMLAYHFIKASRTYIPTSYETPETMVAHMKTYYFDPVDFSNSVLQNSDFIADKMSNYVFTALPLKELTKSELITEYKKNIATIAEKIKVVPVEFQKTLLSVLWEQMVLVENQEIAIYVGDEYLLPLAKQLNDTALVEKLAIYKRLAFGQVAPEFSWVKDNKTHKLSELDTAENYIVVFWSSMCSHCLTEMPKLKTFVNSKEKGTFTVIAIGLEDERESWANESSFYPDFIHVLGLQKWDNEIGNLYDVSATPTFFILDKDKRIIGKPYDVKELKEFYMEE, via the coding sequence ATGATAAAAAAAATACTTTGTATTCTCTTCTTGATTCCTTTGTGTATGCAAGCACAAAAAGTGATGTCGGGCACATTTTCACCTGCTGAAGATTATAAATGGTTTATTATTTATAAACTAGAAACCACGCATCAAAAATATGTAGGTAATGGAAAAGTTGTGGACGGAAAGATGAGTTATACCTTTGCGTCTTCTGCTGAAAAAGGCATGTATCGTTTGGTGTATGGATTGCCGCAAGACGAGAAGAATTTCGATTTTATCTACAGCGACACAGAAGATATTGCGTTTACTTTGACAGATGAAACGCTGAATTTTACCGCTTCCGAAGAGAATCAATCCTATACTTCTTATTTTTCCAATATGAAAGAGGCGAAGCAATTGATAAATTCTTTTTACATGAATGGGAATACTGACGAAGAAGCATTTTTGAATATTTTCAACACCATTGATACGCTTCAAAAAGAATATGAAAAAGCTACCGAAGGCATGTTGGCGTATCACTTTATAAAAGCGAGTCGCACGTACATTCCAACAAGTTATGAAACCCCAGAAACTATGGTGGCTCATATGAAAACGTATTATTTTGATCCCGTTGATTTTTCCAATTCAGTGTTGCAGAACTCAGATTTTATTGCGGATAAAATGTCCAATTATGTATTTACCGCATTACCATTGAAAGAGTTAACCAAATCAGAGTTAATTACAGAATACAAAAAGAATATTGCGACTATTGCAGAAAAAATAAAAGTTGTTCCGGTGGAATTTCAGAAAACATTACTTTCTGTATTGTGGGAACAAATGGTGTTGGTAGAAAATCAGGAAATTGCCATTTATGTAGGTGACGAATATCTTTTGCCACTTGCCAAACAATTGAATGACACTGCATTGGTTGAAAAATTGGCCATTTATAAACGTTTGGCTTTTGGACAAGTTGCGCCTGAATTTTCATGGGTTAAAGACAACAAAACACACAAATTAAGTGAGTTAGATACCGCAGAAAATTATATTGTGGTATTTTGGAGCAGTATGTGTTCACATTGTTTGACAGAAATGCCAAAACTCAAAACCTTTGTCAATTCGAAGGAAAAAGGAACATTTACTGTTATTGCTATTGGTTTGGAAGACGAACGCGAAAGTTGGGCAAATGAAAGTTCGTTTTATCCAGATTTCATTCATGTGTTGGGCTTACAAAAGTGGGATAATGAAATTGGAAATTTATATGATGTAAGTGCTACGCCTACTTTTTTCATACTCGATAAAGACAAGCGTATCATTGGAAAGCCGTATGATGTAAAGGAATTGAAAGAGTTTTATATGGAAGAATAG
- a CDS encoding helix-turn-helix domain-containing protein, translated as MKKIIYTCFFLISMIALAQEKDTLLDEFEAIRLKMRDKSISLVQKEELSNQYWTKAKKSNLNINTGRAYYLKTLVAKDINEKLQYLDSVIFYTKDVKGDNLFPMQAHTHKGRLFFYQKDYVKSLNAQIEAKHAAESENHIKFLRSIKYNIGLLKRILGLYEEAEILFLECKAYEENRKKMHLETYVNILFQLSSVSFELGKIEESKKVNSQAIKLTKNSDLNVYYYYSFVSNEGMNLNAEGKYKASIDSLEKAYPNLNEADKNIANFYLGKSYYELGNKKKGLDFFKKIDTVFTATNDLFPSISPAYVYLINDSKEKNNKGSQLYYTNQLLKVDTIINKNYRSLSKTITKEYDVPRLMSERDDIIDELEEKNKEVSEEKKWILRISIAICFLAIGLILYYYRLKRVYEKRYQSIIETLKEPVIEEIRVEDANLQPTPSLDIDKGIIKETLQTLEKFEKGDAYLTNQISLKDVAKIANTNSKYLSKIINTYKRKNFTTYINDLRIEYFVGNIQTDTKYQKYTIRAIAEEIGFSNPEGFSRAFQKKTGLKPSYFIKKVRENNAKKQ; from the coding sequence ATGAAAAAAATAATATACACATGCTTTTTTCTAATTAGTATGATTGCATTGGCACAAGAAAAAGATACTCTTTTAGACGAATTCGAAGCAATACGATTGAAAATGAGAGATAAGAGTATTAGTTTAGTTCAAAAAGAAGAACTTTCTAATCAATACTGGACAAAAGCAAAAAAGTCTAATCTAAATATAAATACAGGAAGAGCGTATTATTTAAAAACATTAGTAGCTAAAGATATCAATGAGAAACTCCAATATTTAGACTCTGTTATTTTCTACACCAAGGACGTTAAAGGAGATAATCTCTTTCCAATGCAAGCACATACTCATAAAGGACGTCTGTTTTTTTATCAGAAAGATTATGTAAAATCTTTAAATGCTCAAATTGAAGCAAAACACGCTGCTGAAAGTGAGAATCATATTAAATTTCTGCGTAGTATAAAATATAATATAGGTTTGTTAAAGCGAATTTTAGGACTCTATGAAGAAGCCGAAATATTATTTTTAGAATGTAAAGCATATGAGGAAAATAGAAAAAAAATGCATTTGGAAACATATGTTAATATTTTATTTCAATTATCGTCCGTTTCCTTTGAATTAGGAAAAATAGAAGAATCAAAAAAGGTAAATTCTCAAGCAATTAAGTTGACCAAAAACAGTGACTTAAATGTATATTATTACTACTCTTTTGTGTCTAATGAAGGAATGAATTTGAATGCGGAAGGTAAGTATAAAGCTTCTATAGATAGCTTGGAAAAAGCATATCCAAATTTGAATGAAGCAGATAAAAATATAGCAAACTTCTATTTAGGAAAAAGCTATTATGAATTAGGAAATAAAAAAAAAGGGCTTGATTTTTTTAAAAAAATAGACACTGTTTTTACAGCTACGAATGATTTGTTTCCATCAATATCACCAGCGTATGTGTACTTAATAAATGATAGTAAAGAGAAAAATAATAAAGGGTCACAATTGTACTACACAAATCAATTGCTAAAAGTTGATACTATTATTAATAAGAATTACAGATCCTTATCAAAAACCATAACCAAAGAATATGATGTGCCTAGATTGATGTCTGAGCGAGATGATATTATAGATGAATTAGAAGAAAAAAATAAAGAAGTCTCTGAAGAAAAAAAATGGATTCTTAGAATCAGTATTGCTATTTGCTTTTTAGCTATTGGACTGATTTTATATTATTACCGTCTAAAGCGTGTATACGAGAAAAGATATCAGTCCATTATAGAAACGTTAAAAGAACCCGTAATAGAAGAAATTAGAGTTGAAGATGCGAACTTGCAGCCAACACCAAGCTTGGATATAGATAAAGGAATTATAAAAGAAACTTTGCAAACATTAGAAAAATTTGAAAAAGGTGATGCATATCTCACCAATCAAATTTCACTTAAAGATGTAGCTAAAATAGCAAATACAAACTCTAAGTATTTGTCCAAAATTATTAATACCTATAAAAGAAAAAACTTTACAACCTATATTAATGATTTACGAATTGAATATTTTGTTGGAAATATTCAAACCGACACAAAATATCAGAAATATACAATTAGAGCAATTGCCGAAGAAATTGGGTTCTCTAATCCAGAAGGATTTTCCAGAGCTTTTCAAAAAAAGACAGGATTAAAACCTTCGTATTTCATCAAAAAAGTAAGGGAAAACAATGCAAAAAAACAATAA
- a CDS encoding aspartate kinase: MKTISSIVEEYIKTKPFLSSALSQGIINLTSLSRLIKPEIEHQLGKEVKNGAIVMALKRLSSELEFRVTHRVLKFVRNIGEITVRSSLNDYTFKVSETLLKSQANFMSEIESLNTVFYTSSRGVNESNIVVSNEVADLVKTFFKNEILLEKQENLSSITVKLPKDNVNVPGIYYFIFQRLSWEGVNIYEVISTTNEFTILVNDEQVDKAFTVIKNLKSL, encoded by the coding sequence ATGAAGACGATTTCATCCATTGTAGAAGAATATATTAAAACCAAGCCATTTTTATCAAGTGCTTTATCGCAGGGAATTATCAATTTAACTTCTTTGTCACGATTGATCAAACCTGAAATAGAGCATCAATTAGGAAAAGAAGTAAAAAATGGTGCCATTGTAATGGCGTTAAAGCGATTGTCATCGGAATTGGAATTTCGTGTAACGCATCGTGTGTTGAAATTTGTTCGCAATATTGGTGAAATTACTGTGCGTTCTTCCTTGAACGATTATACGTTTAAAGTTTCAGAAACTTTACTGAAGAGTCAAGCAAACTTTATGTCTGAAATAGAAAGTTTAAACACTGTTTTTTACACATCTTCGCGTGGTGTGAACGAATCGAATATTGTCGTAAGTAACGAAGTTGCCGATTTGGTAAAAACCTTCTTTAAGAATGAAATTTTACTCGAAAAACAAGAGAATTTATCATCCATCACGGTAAAACTTCCAAAAGACAATGTAAATGTGCCAGGTATTTATTATTTCATTTTCCAGAGACTTTCTTGGGAAGGTGTTAATATTTACGAAGTTATTTCTACCACAAACGAATTCACCATTTTAGTGAACGATGAACAAGTAGATAAGGCTTTTACCGTAATTAAAAACTTGAAATCACTTTAG
- a CDS encoding YraN family protein, with translation MAEHNELGIEGEKLAVSHLQKHHYKILETNYRFQKAEVDIIAQKGDTLAVVEVKTRTSADFGNPEEFVSKKKIKLLVKAVDQYINENDLDVEVRFDIIAILFQKKDVTINHIEDAFYHF, from the coding sequence ATGGCAGAACATAACGAATTAGGAATTGAAGGTGAAAAATTAGCCGTTTCTCATCTGCAAAAACATCACTACAAAATATTAGAAACCAATTACCGTTTTCAAAAAGCAGAAGTGGATATTATCGCACAAAAAGGGGACACACTTGCAGTGGTGGAAGTAAAAACGAGAACTTCTGCCGATTTTGGAAATCCTGAAGAATTTGTCAGTAAAAAGAAAATAAAGTTATTGGTCAAAGCGGTAGATCAGTATATTAATGAAAACGACTTGGATGTGGAAGTTCGCTTTGATATCATCGCAATTTTATTCCAAAAAAAAGACGTCACAATAAATCACATAGAAGATGCATTTTATCATTTTTAA